The following proteins come from a genomic window of Gimesia chilikensis:
- a CDS encoding YjbQ family protein, which translates to MCLGNAMHITASVSITDGQLHLGPWEHIFYYEFDGRRRERILVKIIEE; encoded by the coding sequence ATGTGCCTGGGGAACGCGATGCACATCACCGCGTCCGTCTCCATCACCGACGGCCAGCTCCACCTGGGACCCTGGGAACATATTTTTTATTATGAGTTTGACGGCCGCCGGCGGGAGCGTATTCTGGTGAAGATTATCGAGGAGTGA
- a CDS encoding secondary thiamine-phosphate synthase enzyme YjbQ — translation MKSLTKELWMDIPQRRQIVSIHQDVEDLVKESGVTDGLILINAMHITASVFINDNESGLHADYDRWLEQLAPFDAGSDPNTGGYLHNRTGEDNADAHHKRQIMGREVVIAITDGRLHLGPWEHIFYYEFDGRRRKRILVKIIGE, via the coding sequence ATGAAGTCACTAACCAAAGAGCTCTGGATGGATATCCCCCAGCGTCGACAGATAGTTTCTATCCACCAAGATGTTGAAGATCTGGTCAAAGAAAGTGGTGTTACCGATGGTTTGATTCTTATAAACGCAATGCATATCACAGCGTCGGTCTTTATCAACGATAACGAGTCAGGGCTGCATGCCGACTACGACCGCTGGCTGGAGCAGCTGGCTCCTTTCGATGCGGGCAGTGATCCCAATACCGGCGGGTATCTGCACAATCGCACGGGCGAAGACAACGCCGACGCCCACCACAAACGCCAGATCATGGGACGCGAAGTTGTCATTGCAATAACCGACGGACGGCTGCACCTGGGACCATGGGAACACATTTTTTATTACGAGTTCGACGGTCGCAGGCGGAAGCGGATACTGGTGAAGATTATTGGGGAGTAG
- a CDS encoding recombinase family protein translates to MIRRKKVSAKKTIERIFTPGDASKYITHDGIQQGDQVVLYCRVSTRQQNHNGNLDAQEQYLRNQMGKRDAKVVHVVRYVGSGFEPLRLPLAVRFAKQHGAKIVALSTDRFIRHESFKSTGSKKARKLRVNTRGLEDLREIAKGVELVTLLDPNASLEDCIKLQSEIGQQAKFNKGGRPLKRKPGYKKQRRLKFLEKVIQLQEQGKSIRDIEKELKIPSSTVHSWVSSFFNGD, encoded by the coding sequence ATGATTAGACGGAAGAAAGTATCTGCCAAAAAGACGATCGAGCGAATATTCACACCTGGAGATGCCTCAAAGTATATCACCCATGATGGAATCCAACAGGGGGACCAGGTTGTATTGTACTGCCGAGTGTCCACGCGTCAGCAAAACCACAACGGTAATCTTGATGCCCAAGAGCAGTACCTAAGAAACCAGATGGGCAAGAGAGATGCAAAGGTCGTGCATGTAGTTAGATATGTAGGGTCTGGCTTTGAGCCACTACGTCTACCTTTAGCGGTAAGATTCGCTAAACAACATGGTGCCAAGATAGTTGCCCTTTCTACAGATCGTTTTATTCGCCATGAATCTTTTAAGTCAACAGGGTCAAAAAAGGCACGTAAACTCAGAGTAAATACACGTGGACTTGAAGATCTGAGAGAAATAGCAAAAGGCGTAGAACTGGTTACATTGCTGGATCCCAATGCAAGTTTAGAAGATTGTATAAAACTACAAAGCGAAATAGGGCAGCAGGCCAAATTTAATAAAGGAGGAAGGCCCTTGAAGCGAAAGCCGGGTTATAAGAAACAACGCCGTCTAAAATTTCTAGAAAAAGTAATACAACTACAAGAGCAGGGGAAGAGCATACGTGATATAGAAAAAGAACTTAAAATCCCTTCATCCACCGTGCATTCTTGGGTGTCCAGTTTTTTTAATGGAGACTAA
- a CDS encoding tetratricopeptide repeat protein — protein sequence MPDSPRQLPVGFNWLTCAMLALVTNLGCDQQGNAPETDLKQGAVRKPDARAAEPGVIPAPNAATSPLPQWETPEEWVKLMSEARNLPQAQSGRPRSSGQPKQARRPITVGSMLGLDEGESEQETEPDLFPQYYNLAATGSNAEFDGTIQKVEAIPDAGQRAVAYCAIARALLAEEAFERAKPWLVEGEKLLPQSRDSAGHEQLLHLYAKAFARSGDGNKAVEVAQQIANLDLREKTLISIPGQIAKTGDVKQALNFVETIPDRNSQSQALRQVTLVLARSNACNLALSLTEQITNEEIRFRALEGIVLELAKAGRGKQALDVVRQILFLHRRPWFLRALAKSLVGTGHLNQALEVAPLIEGSGEQSTYLMEVAIAVAEQGKSKQALEVVQQIPQRETKENALAKVASALLNAGEADGALKATQRLQYDNQKVRLLYRVASALHSRGEDARKIAVLKEAVAASQRSGEKPPLFSVMGVLSMETIPTEQGTSTQLKSSFSPEERQLAEYFLQAAQQKK from the coding sequence ATGCCAGATTCTCCCAGACAATTGCCAGTGGGCTTCAACTGGTTGACCTGTGCGATGCTGGCGCTGGTTACCAACCTGGGTTGTGATCAACAGGGGAATGCTCCTGAAACAGATTTAAAGCAGGGGGCCGTCCGGAAACCGGATGCCCGTGCTGCAGAACCAGGCGTGATTCCTGCACCGAACGCGGCGACGTCTCCTCTCCCACAATGGGAGACTCCCGAGGAGTGGGTGAAGCTGATGTCGGAAGCACGAAATCTTCCTCAAGCACAAAGTGGGAGGCCCCGTAGTTCAGGCCAGCCGAAGCAGGCCCGCAGGCCGATCACTGTGGGCAGCATGCTGGGACTGGATGAGGGGGAATCAGAACAGGAAACTGAGCCAGACCTGTTTCCACAGTATTACAATCTGGCTGCTACTGGCTCGAATGCTGAGTTCGACGGTACCATTCAGAAAGTGGAAGCAATTCCCGATGCGGGTCAGCGGGCGGTCGCTTATTGCGCGATTGCCCGGGCCTTGCTGGCTGAGGAAGCCTTTGAGCGGGCGAAACCCTGGCTGGTTGAAGGCGAGAAATTACTTCCGCAGTCTCGAGATTCCGCAGGGCATGAGCAACTTCTGCATCTGTATGCGAAAGCGTTTGCGCGGTCGGGAGACGGTAACAAGGCTGTCGAAGTGGCACAACAGATCGCGAATCTCGATCTCCGTGAAAAAACGCTGATTTCCATTCCAGGGCAAATTGCGAAAACCGGAGATGTCAAGCAGGCTCTGAACTTTGTCGAGACTATTCCAGATCGGAACTCTCAATCGCAGGCGCTCCGGCAAGTAACACTGGTTCTAGCCAGGTCAAATGCCTGTAACCTGGCGCTGTCGTTGACTGAGCAGATTACCAATGAGGAAATCCGATTCCGGGCACTGGAAGGGATTGTGCTGGAGCTCGCGAAAGCAGGCAGGGGCAAGCAGGCATTGGACGTCGTTCGGCAGATTCTGTTTTTACATCGTCGGCCCTGGTTTTTACGTGCACTGGCGAAATCGCTGGTGGGGACAGGCCATCTGAATCAGGCCCTCGAAGTGGCTCCATTGATTGAGGGTTCTGGTGAGCAGTCAACCTACCTGATGGAAGTGGCGATCGCGGTCGCAGAGCAGGGTAAGTCAAAACAGGCACTGGAGGTCGTGCAGCAAATCCCCCAGCGAGAGACGAAGGAGAACGCGCTGGCCAAGGTTGCTTCCGCGCTATTGAATGCAGGCGAGGCCGACGGTGCGCTCAAGGCGACACAGCGGCTTCAATATGACAATCAGAAAGTCCGCCTGTTGTACCGGGTCGCCTCCGCGCTTCATTCTCGGGGAGAGGATGCTCGAAAAATTGCGGTGCTCAAAGAGGCTGTGGCGGCCTCCCAACGGTCTGGTGAGAAGCCGCCTCTGTTTTCAGTGATGGGGGTTCTGTCGATGGAGACAATACCGACCGAACAGGGGACCTCGACTCAACTCAAATCGTCCTTTAGCCCTGAAGAGCGACAACTGGCAGAATACTTTCTGCAGGCAGCACAACAGAAAAAGTGA
- a CDS encoding 3-deoxy-7-phosphoheptulonate synthase: MLPIQNVNIIDSVRLVAPQELKETIKRTDKVTETVGESREQIKHILSGEDSRLIVVVGPCSIHDPQAAIEYAKRLKELSEKVKDRMFLVMRVYFEKPRTTVGWKGLINDPHMDGTFDVASGLKIARQLLLQIGELGLPAATEMLEPITPQYIADAISIASIGARTTESPTHRQMASGLSMPVGYKNGTDGSLDVALNAMLAAQSPHSFLGIDAEGQTCVVNTTGNPWGHLILRGGRSGPNYQQEHLEAAAKSLETAGLSPRFMVDCSHANSNKDYRNQGKVWNEVIDQRVGGNKTIIGLMLESNLHAGNQSLPEDLSQLQYGVSVTDECIDWDETEQLILSAYEKLG, from the coding sequence ATGCTACCCATTCAAAACGTCAACATCATCGATTCGGTTCGCCTGGTTGCTCCTCAGGAACTGAAAGAGACCATCAAACGCACTGACAAAGTGACAGAAACCGTCGGCGAATCACGGGAACAGATCAAGCATATCCTCTCGGGTGAAGATTCACGACTGATCGTCGTTGTCGGCCCCTGCTCCATTCACGATCCCCAGGCCGCCATCGAATATGCCAAACGACTGAAAGAACTTTCCGAGAAAGTCAAAGACCGCATGTTCCTGGTAATGCGGGTCTACTTCGAAAAACCGCGGACGACCGTCGGCTGGAAAGGTCTGATCAACGACCCTCACATGGACGGCACCTTCGATGTGGCCTCAGGTCTCAAAATCGCCCGCCAGCTGCTGCTGCAGATCGGTGAACTGGGACTGCCGGCCGCCACGGAAATGCTTGAGCCGATCACTCCGCAGTACATCGCAGATGCGATTTCCATCGCATCCATCGGCGCACGCACGACCGAATCTCCGACGCACCGCCAGATGGCCAGCGGACTTTCGATGCCCGTCGGTTACAAAAACGGAACAGACGGCAGCCTGGACGTCGCGCTCAATGCGATGCTCGCCGCCCAGAGTCCCCACAGTTTCCTGGGAATCGACGCCGAAGGTCAGACCTGCGTGGTCAACACCACAGGCAACCCCTGGGGTCACCTCATTCTGCGTGGCGGTCGCTCCGGCCCGAACTACCAGCAGGAACATCTCGAAGCAGCTGCAAAGAGCCTGGAAACCGCCGGCCTCTCTCCCCGCTTCATGGTTGACTGCAGCCACGCGAATTCCAATAAGGATTATCGCAACCAGGGCAAAGTCTGGAACGAAGTCATTGATCAACGCGTCGGCGGCAACAAGACGATCATCGGCCTGATGCTGGAAAGTAATCTGCATGCCGGCAATCAGAGCCTGCCCGAAGATCTCAGCCAGCTCCAGTACGGCGTCTCCGTCACAGACGAATGCATCGACTGGGACGAAACCGAACAGCTGATTCTCTCAGCATACGAGAAACTGGGCTAA
- a CDS encoding shikimate kinase, translated as MTADSEPVKTGVVLTGMPGSGKSTVGRLLSEQTGLPFLDTDALIEAGESKRLAEIIADHSPEGFRAIEAAYIQSIQSAGSVISTGGSVCYSSEAMHHLAGLGTIVWLDVKPDILEQRFVDAFDRGVLIEPGSSLADLYDSRYPLYEQYAQLKIEASPLTAEEVVSLIRQQLAL; from the coding sequence ATGACCGCCGACAGCGAACCTGTCAAAACTGGAGTCGTTCTGACAGGCATGCCGGGCTCCGGAAAATCGACGGTGGGCAGACTACTGTCTGAACAGACAGGCCTTCCCTTTCTGGATACCGACGCATTAATAGAGGCTGGCGAATCCAAACGGCTGGCCGAGATTATTGCAGATCATTCCCCGGAAGGGTTCCGCGCGATTGAAGCGGCCTACATCCAATCGATTCAATCAGCAGGATCCGTTATTTCTACCGGAGGAAGTGTCTGTTACAGCAGTGAAGCCATGCATCATCTGGCCGGTCTTGGTACGATAGTCTGGCTGGATGTGAAGCCGGATATCCTGGAGCAGCGGTTTGTCGATGCCTTCGATCGGGGCGTGCTGATCGAACCGGGTTCCAGCCTCGCCGACCTGTATGACAGCCGGTATCCACTGTATGAACAATATGCACAATTGAAAATCGAAGCCTCGCCGCTGACGGCTGAAGAAGTCGTCTCACTGATCCGACAGCAGCTGGCTCTGTAA
- a CDS encoding RNA polymerase sigma factor has protein sequence MDRLGPLYDLTSERLLRYAVTVTRNTPDAEDAIQATMVRIAMRPKILATAQQPWAYLLRVARNEALRILQKRKPLQIFAQCRQLWSRDEEIVEENDQAQVIRQALKRLPTNQSEVVVLKIWEDMTFAEIASVLDESPNTVASRYRYALQKLDNYLRPMAREDINV, from the coding sequence GTGGACCGCCTGGGTCCGCTGTACGATTTGACATCGGAGCGATTGCTGCGCTATGCGGTGACAGTGACCCGCAACACTCCCGATGCGGAGGATGCGATTCAGGCGACCATGGTGCGGATTGCCATGCGACCCAAAATTCTGGCGACCGCTCAGCAGCCGTGGGCCTACCTGTTACGGGTGGCCCGGAACGAAGCGCTGCGGATTCTGCAGAAGCGGAAGCCGCTGCAGATCTTCGCCCAGTGCAGACAGCTCTGGTCGCGAGATGAAGAAATCGTGGAAGAGAATGATCAGGCCCAGGTGATTCGGCAGGCATTAAAGCGGCTGCCGACGAACCAGTCTGAAGTGGTGGTGCTGAAGATCTGGGAGGATATGACGTTTGCGGAAATTGCCAGTGTACTGGATGAATCGCCGAACACCGTGGCCAGTCGTTACCGTTATGCACTCCAGAAATTAGATAATTACCTGCGTCCCATGGCGCGTGAGGATATCAATGTTTGA
- a CDS encoding GspE/PulE family protein, translating into MSQQFQDQLPDKAENHPEYVTELVDVILGQAQAINASDIHLLPTENRMRMDWRIDGVLHHVADFSQVLAPRITARLKVLSQLLTYRTDVPQEGRIHRDGEQVVETRISTFPTLYGEKVVVRLFVGSGQYKHLENLNLPEEILSEMRGLLRQTGGVVLMTGPAGSGKTTTIYACLREIIRESRGARSLASLEDPIEVVVPTVAQSQVNPAAGFDMALGLRSLLRQDPEVIMVGEIRDRETAETVFQASLSGHLVITTFHAGSATEAVSRLSDMGIEPYLLRSGLLAILSQRLLRRLCSCAQPSQAEEDRLGLPVEQWKTATGCADCGQTGYQGRLVLTEMLLPDQGAVGQAILDQVDATELHRLAVESGLRTQWNRALRAVNEGLTSPAEVRRVLGISRSET; encoded by the coding sequence TTGTCCCAACAGTTTCAGGATCAACTGCCTGACAAAGCGGAAAATCATCCCGAGTATGTGACGGAGCTGGTCGATGTGATCTTAGGCCAGGCACAGGCTATCAATGCCAGCGACATTCATCTGCTGCCCACCGAAAACCGGATGCGGATGGACTGGCGCATTGACGGCGTATTGCACCATGTCGCTGACTTTTCCCAGGTGCTGGCGCCCCGGATCACAGCCCGACTCAAAGTGCTCTCGCAACTGCTCACCTATCGTACTGATGTTCCCCAGGAAGGGCGGATTCATCGGGATGGAGAGCAGGTGGTCGAGACCCGCATCAGCACCTTTCCGACCCTGTATGGCGAAAAAGTCGTCGTGCGGCTGTTCGTCGGTTCGGGACAATACAAACATCTGGAAAACCTGAATCTGCCGGAAGAGATTCTGAGCGAAATGCGAGGTCTGTTACGACAGACCGGCGGCGTGGTGCTGATGACCGGTCCTGCGGGAAGCGGCAAAACGACGACGATTTACGCCTGTCTGCGGGAGATCATTCGCGAGTCACGGGGGGCCCGCAGTCTGGCCTCTCTGGAAGATCCGATTGAAGTCGTGGTGCCCACCGTGGCGCAGTCGCAGGTCAATCCGGCAGCGGGTTTTGATATGGCACTGGGTCTGCGATCCCTGTTACGGCAGGATCCGGAAGTGATCATGGTGGGAGAAATCCGCGATCGCGAAACCGCCGAGACAGTCTTCCAGGCTTCGCTGTCCGGGCATCTGGTGATCACCACATTCCATGCAGGCAGCGCGACCGAAGCGGTCAGCCGCCTGTCGGATATGGGAATCGAACCGTATTTACTGCGGAGTGGTCTGCTGGCGATATTGAGTCAACGGTTGTTGCGTCGACTCTGCAGTTGTGCTCAACCATCACAGGCGGAAGAAGATCGACTGGGTCTGCCTGTCGAACAATGGAAAACCGCGACGGGTTGTGCAGACTGCGGACAGACCGGCTATCAGGGCCGCCTGGTTCTGACCGAAATGCTGCTGCCCGATCAGGGGGCCGTGGGGCAGGCGATTCTGGACCAGGTTGATGCGACCGAGTTGCACCGGCTGGCAGTTGAGTCCGGACTACGGACGCAGTGGAATCGTGCGCTGCGGGCCGTGAATGAAGGATTGACCAGTCCCGCGGAAGTCCGCCGTGTACTGGGTATCTCGCGGAGTGAAACTTAA
- a CDS encoding type II secretion system F family protein: MNARDDSDAIPTRETRFELDELIALNEEIISLVQAGIPLELGLREMGNELPDRLGKISSDLAVKMERGSTLAEAMKSEGSRFPRVYRVIVEAGVKSGKLTVALEEMSNYAWELFHLRRQIGMALIYPLIVFSLAYGLFLVFLFEMLARFNSAYEVFRLGETRPLQALNFLESTMIYWALVPPLLLFVFALIWMRTRSSQLLNFKGTSRLIGWIPGVKRIASYYRYGNFAELMALLIQQQIPFSESIILAAEATGDDQLVQSAELMADRHARSQLESGESAKFYGWPPLLTWLLTTKNHEGELSLALKNAADMYRRKAAHYTRWFRVIFPIFTGAIIGGGTVLCYCLVLFLPFTDMLKQLGNP, from the coding sequence ATGAACGCAAGAGACGATTCCGACGCCATACCGACACGGGAAACCCGCTTCGAGCTGGATGAGCTGATCGCCTTGAACGAGGAAATCATTTCACTCGTGCAGGCCGGGATTCCGCTGGAACTGGGGCTGCGGGAGATGGGCAACGAACTTCCCGACCGACTGGGAAAGATCAGTTCGGACCTGGCGGTGAAGATGGAGCGGGGCAGTACGCTGGCTGAAGCGATGAAATCCGAAGGCTCACGCTTTCCCCGCGTGTATCGGGTGATTGTAGAAGCGGGGGTCAAGTCGGGAAAGTTGACCGTGGCACTGGAGGAGATGTCCAACTATGCCTGGGAACTGTTTCATCTGAGGCGACAGATCGGCATGGCGCTGATCTATCCTTTGATTGTCTTCAGCCTGGCCTATGGACTGTTTCTGGTCTTCCTGTTTGAGATGCTGGCACGGTTCAATTCCGCGTATGAAGTGTTCCGCCTGGGTGAGACCCGCCCTCTGCAGGCATTGAACTTTCTGGAATCGACCATGATCTACTGGGCACTGGTACCCCCGCTGCTGCTGTTTGTGTTCGCCCTGATCTGGATGCGGACCCGCAGCTCTCAGTTATTGAATTTTAAAGGCACCAGTCGGCTGATCGGCTGGATTCCCGGCGTGAAGCGGATTGCCAGTTATTATCGTTACGGAAATTTTGCCGAGCTGATGGCATTGTTGATTCAGCAACAGATCCCGTTCTCGGAGTCGATAATACTGGCTGCTGAAGCGACCGGCGATGACCAGTTGGTTCAATCGGCAGAGCTGATGGCGGATCGACATGCCCGCTCGCAGCTGGAATCGGGGGAATCGGCGAAATTTTATGGCTGGCCTCCGTTACTGACCTGGTTATTAACGACCAAGAATCACGAGGGAGAATTAAGCCTCGCGCTGAAAAATGCTGCCGATATGTATCGGCGGAAGGCGGCTCATTATACCCGCTGGTTCCGCGTGATCTTTCCGATCTTCACGGGAGCGATTATCGGAGGTGGCACGGTTTTATGTTATTGTCTGGTATTATTTCTCCCCTTTACCGACATGCTTAAACAATTAGGGAACCCTTGA